The nucleotide sequence TACCAGAGGCGGCTCGGCCATGGAGAAACGCTGGCTTCGTCTTCTCGCGCTCTGGCGTCTCAGCTGCGCACCGGCTTGAAGCGCAGCGACACCGAGTTGATGCAATAGCGCTGTCCTGTCTCGGTGGGGCCGTCGGGAAAGACGTGTCCCAGATGGGATTCGCAACGACGACAGCGTACTTCGACACGTCGCATGCCATGGCTGGTGTCGAAATGCTCTTCGACGGCGGCATCCGCATAGGGCCGATCAAAGCTCGGCCAGCCACAGCCGGCGTCGAACTTGGTGTCGTTGTCGAACAGCTTCGCGTCGCAGGCGATGCAGTGATAGGTGCCCGGTATCGGGCTGACCTCGTGATCGCCACTGAAGGGGCGTTCGGTACCGGCTTCACGTGCGACGCGATACTGCTCAG is from Cobetia marina and encodes:
- the msrB gene encoding peptide-methionine (R)-S-oxide reductase MsrB, which codes for MSEQDKPTQDKLIRSEEEWRKRLTPEQYRVAREAGTERPFSGDHEVSPIPGTYHCIACDAKLFDNDTKFDAGCGWPSFDRPYADAAVEEHFDTSHGMRRVEVRCRRCESHLGHVFPDGPTETGQRYCINSVSLRFKPVRS